The following proteins are co-located in the Vigna angularis cultivar LongXiaoDou No.4 chromosome 2, ASM1680809v1, whole genome shotgun sequence genome:
- the LOC108327124 gene encoding transcription factor PHYTOCHROME INTERACTING FACTOR-LIKE 15, producing the protein MIQDMPDSTRSAMTRSSYSFYDNDFLELVWENGEVVARGGSSNKSPSIKRTRLNPLYSLEDHLSPLKESDMSSSYQSNAQDSCHSSQNKNSCKLNEEFENLLRPAKDSKPVTPGHGLLQQCSPSTPLKKQRTDSTQTPPPPPPNTRHMGFDQTTAKVNFSNFSIPAVFLKSSTCHGSSTTQQTKHYSYPARMEEIEARKVEKSTKESQGFQKQTSLTVERSAKPPPPLDEHSEAIGLGIHRHQGQLRYDQTSASEALRAKEKAYNNNNTVCKEPFLASSVCSLGASNDPNVGIRKNEDTDDSTYLSDNDEEPENRVKQDREGNRLKRSRNTEVHNLSEKKRREKINKKMRTLKELIPNCNKVDKASMLDDAIEYLKTLKLQLQIMSMGSGLWPLMMLPAAAAPHMNGPHLSQLVGAGMGFRPPELPVPPLSAITDSRLHQMFGFPNQIPTMPMPHAPFFPVIGNSPTQPHLAATTAPTQHLAKSAASLQVSLPTNLVPLENATNQLQNPVSFHPHGISTPFIFPQK; encoded by the exons ATGATTCAGGATATGCCTGACTCCACCCGCTCCGCTATGACAAGAAGCTCCTACTCCTT TTACGACAATGATTTCCTTGAGCTGGTGTGGGAAAATGGTGAGGTTGTTGCACGAGGAGGTTCATCAAATAAATCACCCAGCATAAAAAGAACAAGGTTGAACCCTTTATACTCACTTGAAGATCACCTTTCCCCTCTAAAGGAATCTGACATGAGCTCTTCGTATCAAAGCAATGCTCAAGATTCCTGTCATTCCAGCCAAAACAAGAATTCCTGCAAGCTTAACGAGGAATTTGAAAACTTATTAAGACCGGCAAAGGACTCTAAGCCCGTTACCCCAGGACATGGTCTCTTACAACAGTGTTCACCTTCAACTCCTCTCAAGAAACAAAGAACTGATTCAACTCagacaccaccaccaccaccaccgaaCACACGGCACATGGGGTTTGATCAAACAACAGCTAAAGTGAACTTCTCCAATTTTTCGATACCTGCAGTCTTTCTCAAATCCAGTACTTGTCATGGAAGCAGTACAACTCAGCAGACAAAACATTATTCATATCCAGCGAGAATGGAGGAGATTGAAGCGCGTAAGGTTGAGAAATCAACTAAGGAATCACAAGGGTTTCAAAAGCAAACATCCTTAACCGTTGAAAGAAGTGCAAAACCACCCCCACCCCTTGATGAGCACTCTGAAGCTATTGGTCTGGGAATTCACAGACACCAAGGTCAACTGCGTTATGACCAAACCTCAGCCTCAGAAGCACTTAGAGCGAAGGAAAAagcttataataataataacactgTCTGTAAAGAACCGTTCCTAGCTTCTTCTGTGTGCTCTCTTGGAGCTTCAAACGACCCAAACGTTGGTATCAGGAAAAATGAGGACACCGATGACTCAACATATTTAAGTGAT AATGACGAAGAGCCTGAAAATAGGGTAAAGCAAGATAGGGAGGGAAACAGACTCAAGAGAAGCAGAAACACTGAGGTTCATAACTTATCTGAAAAG AAGCGTAGAGAAAAAATCAACAAGAAGATGCGTACATTGAAAGAGCTCATACCAAATTGCAATAAG GTGGACAAAGCATCAATGCTTGACGATGCCATCGAGTATCTGAAGACTCTAAAGCTTCAGTTACAG ATAATGTCAATGGGAAGTGGATTATGGCCACTTATGATGCTACCTGCTGCGGCAGCGCCTCACATGAATGGACCACATTTATCACAGTTGGTGGGAGCTGGAATGGGATTCAGGCCACCAGAGCTTCCTGTTCCACCACTATCAGCTATCACAGACTCCAGACTTCATCAGATGTTTGGTTTCCCCAACCAAATACCAACCATGCCAATGCCTCACGCACCTTTCTTCCCCGTCATCGGAAATTCTCCCACACAACCACACTTGGCCGCCACCACCGCACCTACACAACATCTTGCTAAATCTGCTGCATCTCTTCAGGTCTCACTCCCCACCAACTTGGTCCCTCTGGAAAATGCAACAAATCAACTGCAGAATCCAGTGTCCTTTCATCCCCACGGCATCAGTACTCCTTTCATTTTTCCACAAAAGTAG